A window of the Chloroflexus sp. Y-396-1 genome harbors these coding sequences:
- a CDS encoding type II CAAX endopeptidase family protein has protein sequence MMRKLPLSQNKSNLIGYFFLAYSISWALGIPLALAKQGMIQPIFPKWFHYLVAYGPMLAALIMTFVTQGQSGLQELWKRIIKWRVGVVWWVVALSPLIMGFLVAIVINMLTNDCISISDLGTVRFLPPLGIGALFLWIFTFGLGEEIGWRGFVLPRLQKDYNAFFATTILTFFWALWHLPQFFYVFEASIAPGWLIGLFAGAIVFTWLFNNTEGSILIVAMFHGCFNYISASSAGNGLLAAIVSTMVIIWAVIVVLLYKPQTLSRKGMFVVCH, from the coding sequence ATGATGCGTAAGTTACCGCTCTCACAGAATAAAAGCAACCTTATCGGGTATTTTTTCCTCGCCTATAGTATTTCGTGGGCACTCGGCATTCCTCTAGCACTCGCCAAACAGGGAATGATCCAACCTATCTTTCCAAAATGGTTTCATTACCTCGTAGCCTACGGGCCGATGCTAGCCGCTCTGATCATGACGTTCGTCACTCAGGGGCAGTCAGGATTACAAGAACTTTGGAAAAGAATTATCAAATGGCGAGTCGGGGTTGTCTGGTGGGTTGTTGCCTTATCACCGCTTATCATGGGGTTCCTTGTTGCTATAGTGATAAATATGTTAACCAACGACTGTATATCCATCTCTGATTTAGGAACTGTTCGTTTTCTACCACCATTAGGTATAGGGGCATTGTTTCTCTGGATATTCACTTTTGGTTTAGGTGAAGAAATTGGCTGGCGAGGGTTCGTACTTCCTCGTTTACAAAAAGATTACAATGCATTTTTTGCAACTACCATATTGACGTTTTTCTGGGCGCTGTGGCATTTGCCACAATTCTTTTACGTATTTGAAGCGTCAATCGCTCCTGGATGGCTCATTGGCCTCTTTGCTGGAGCGATTGTGTTCACATGGTTGTTTAACAATACGGAAGGAAGTATCCTTATTGTTGCCATGTTTCACGGCTGTTTCAATTACATATCCGCCTCTAGTGCGGGTAATGGATTACTTGCAGCAATCGTAAGCACGATGGTTATAATTTGGGCAGTGATCGTGGTATTACTGTATAAGCCGCAAACCTTATCACGTAAAGGGATGTTCGTAGTGTGTCATTGA